From a region of the Eublepharis macularius isolate TG4126 chromosome 7, MPM_Emac_v1.0, whole genome shotgun sequence genome:
- the CBLN2 gene encoding cerebellin-2, with protein MPGRRRLGGRWGALAGGSSCLAAAPTLLLLLLPAACPVVGAQNDTEPIVLEGKCLVVCDSSPSADGAITSSLGISVRSGSAKVAFSATRSTNHEPSEMSNRTMTIYFDQVLVNIGNHFDLASSIFVAPRKGIYSFSFHVVKVYNRQTIQVSLMQNGYPVISAFAGDQDVTREAASNGVLLLMEREDKVHLKLERGNLMGGWKYSTFSGFLVFPL; from the exons ATgcccgggcggcggcggctgGGAGGGCGCTGGGGGGCGCTGGCGGGCGGCTCCTCCTGCCTGGCGGCGGCGCCGACCCTGCTACTCCTGCTGCTGCCGGCCGCCTGCCCAGTGGTGGGCGCGCAGAACGACACGGAGCCCATCGTGCTGGAGGGCAAGTGCCTGGTGGTGTGCGACTCCAGCCCCTCCGCCGACGGCGCCATCACCTCCTCGCTCGGCATCTCCGTCCGCTCCGGCAGCGCCAAGGTGGCCTTCTCGGCCACGCGCAGCACCAACCACGAGCCCTCCGAGATGAGCAACCGCACCATGACCATCTACTTCGACCAG GTATTAGTTAATATTGGCAACCATTTTGACCTGGCTTCCAGTATATTTGTAGCACCAAGAAAAGGAATTTATAGTTTCAGTTTCCATGTTGTGAAAGTATATAACAGACAAACTATCCAG gTAAGTTTAATGCAAAACGGCTATCCAGTGATTTCAGCATTTGCTGGGGATCAAGACGTCACCAGAGAAGCAGCCAGCAATGGGGTCTTGCTTCTTATGGAAAGGGAAGACAAAGTTCATCTCAAACTGGAGAGGGGAAACCTCATGGGAGGGTGGAAATATTCAACCTTTTCTGGCTTCTTAGTCTTTCCACTATAA